The proteins below are encoded in one region of Paeniglutamicibacter cryotolerans:
- a CDS encoding acyl-CoA thioesterase — MHVLLRFLLLLATSRRRPTLGLFDVGSMDMRAMLTDIDIAGHINNGMYFSLFDLGRFDLMLRSGAFATMRRNKWTPVVQAETITFRKSVVFNQKFTQETRMLGMDERCIYFEQRMIANGEIYVGAVIATRMLSKKGPVSNADIISAVGHEVPADLVLPAWVADWRKNTALPGTRKPAPHFWA; from the coding sequence ATGCACGTTCTCCTCCGCTTCCTGCTCCTGTTGGCCACCTCCCGCAGACGTCCCACGCTCGGCCTGTTCGATGTCGGCAGCATGGACATGCGGGCCATGCTCACCGACATTGACATCGCCGGGCATATCAACAACGGTATGTATTTCTCACTGTTCGACCTAGGCCGCTTCGATTTGATGCTGCGCTCGGGTGCCTTCGCCACGATGCGGCGCAACAAATGGACTCCCGTCGTGCAGGCCGAGACCATCACCTTCCGAAAATCGGTGGTCTTCAACCAGAAGTTCACCCAGGAGACCCGGATGCTTGGCATGGACGAACGCTGCATCTACTTCGAACAACGCATGATCGCCAACGGGGAGATCTACGTCGGTGCAGTCATCGCCACGCGCATGCTCTCGAAGAAGGGCCCGGTGTCTAACGCCGATATCATCTCCGCCGTCGGACACGAGGTGCCGGCGGACCTCGTCCTGCCCGCCTGGGTAGCCGACTGGCGTAAAAACACTGCGCTTCCCGGGACGCGCAAGCCGGCTCCGCACTTCTGGGCATAG
- a CDS encoding glycoside hydrolase family 15 protein, which translates to MASPIEDYALLSDQRTGALVSRTGSIDWLCYPRFDSPSVFASLLGTTENGRWLLAPAGAQDHCLDKDGVRPDRKPEDGGHPRVVGRTYVDSTFVLRTLWRTDEGEVLVTDFMPVGDRRASLVRRVECLAGKVLMHQEISIRFGYGKVVPWVRRHDDDATGAESIVAVAGPDAVVLHGSRLPHASEHQHEGDFLIEAGDVVDFELCWYPSHRSVPPMRNVGAELHASTTYWQEWAKDIPEQNAYQAHVRRSLLVLRALTHEATGGIVAAPTTSLPEAFGGQRNWDYRFCWLRDAALTLEAMMTHGYEKEALHWRNWLLRAVAGDPEDLQIMYGLSGERELPEDELRHLRGYEDSTPVRVGNGAVNQYQGDVVGEVLVALEKLRNIGGVEDHFSWPLQKALLGYVEKHFNRKDHGIWEMRGDQQHFTHSRVMMWASFDRGVRAVRDHGLDGDAETWERLRDRLRIEIMEQGFNKELNSFTQTYGGTELDASLLVIAQVGFVRHDSPEMLGTVELMQKQLLDDAGLLLRYRTHDGLDGLPPGEHPFLACSFWLVEQYARSGQLAAARSLMDQLLSYSNELGLMAEEYDTVQQRMAGNFPQAFSHLALIRAADAINGHAQAAL; encoded by the coding sequence ATGGCATCTCCAATTGAGGATTACGCGTTACTCTCCGACCAGCGGACCGGAGCCTTGGTTTCCCGAACCGGTTCCATCGACTGGCTCTGCTACCCTCGCTTCGACTCGCCCTCGGTCTTCGCCTCGCTGCTGGGGACCACGGAAAATGGTCGATGGCTACTCGCCCCGGCAGGTGCCCAAGACCACTGCCTGGACAAGGATGGCGTCCGGCCAGACCGGAAGCCGGAGGACGGGGGCCATCCGCGGGTGGTGGGAAGAACCTACGTCGATTCGACGTTCGTGCTGCGCACGCTGTGGCGCACAGACGAGGGCGAGGTGCTCGTCACCGATTTCATGCCGGTGGGAGACCGACGGGCCTCACTGGTGCGCCGGGTGGAATGCCTCGCAGGCAAGGTGCTGATGCATCAGGAAATCAGCATCCGTTTCGGCTACGGCAAGGTCGTGCCGTGGGTGCGGCGGCATGACGATGACGCGACAGGTGCCGAATCCATCGTGGCGGTTGCCGGACCAGATGCGGTGGTGCTCCACGGTTCACGGCTGCCGCACGCCTCCGAGCACCAGCATGAGGGCGATTTCCTGATCGAGGCCGGCGATGTGGTGGATTTCGAGTTGTGCTGGTATCCGTCGCACAGGTCCGTACCCCCGATGCGCAATGTGGGTGCGGAATTGCATGCTTCAACCACCTATTGGCAGGAATGGGCCAAGGACATCCCCGAGCAGAATGCCTACCAGGCACATGTTCGCCGCTCGCTGCTGGTGTTGCGTGCCCTGACACATGAGGCAACCGGTGGCATCGTCGCGGCCCCGACCACCTCGCTGCCCGAGGCCTTCGGGGGGCAGCGAAATTGGGACTACCGGTTCTGCTGGCTGCGGGATGCTGCGTTGACCCTTGAAGCCATGATGACCCACGGATATGAGAAGGAAGCCCTGCATTGGCGCAACTGGCTATTGCGCGCAGTGGCCGGGGATCCCGAAGACTTGCAGATCATGTACGGGTTGAGCGGGGAACGTGAGCTGCCTGAGGATGAACTGCGCCACCTGCGGGGCTATGAGGATTCGACCCCGGTGCGGGTCGGTAACGGTGCGGTGAATCAATATCAGGGCGACGTCGTCGGCGAAGTGCTGGTCGCGCTCGAAAAGCTACGCAATATCGGCGGCGTGGAGGATCACTTTTCCTGGCCGCTGCAAAAGGCCTTGCTCGGCTACGTGGAGAAGCACTTTAACCGCAAGGACCATGGAATCTGGGAAATGCGGGGGGACCAGCAACATTTCACCCATTCTCGGGTGATGATGTGGGCTTCCTTCGACCGTGGGGTGCGCGCCGTGCGCGACCACGGGTTGGATGGTGATGCGGAGACCTGGGAGCGGCTGCGCGATCGGCTGCGGATCGAAATCATGGAACAGGGATTCAACAAGGAACTAAACTCCTTCACCCAGACATACGGTGGAACCGAGCTGGACGCCTCGCTGCTGGTGATCGCGCAAGTGGGCTTCGTACGTCACGATTCACCGGAAATGCTTGGCACGGTGGAGCTCATGCAGAAGCAGCTCCTGGATGACGCCGGCTTGCTGCTGCGGTATCGCACCCACGACGGGCTGGATGGGCTACCGCCCGGAGAGCATCCGTTTTTGGCCTGTTCGTTTTGGCTGGTAGAGCAATATGCCCGTTCCGGACAGCTGGCCGCGGCCCGGTCCCTGATGGACCAGCTGTTGTCCTACTCCAACGAATTGGGGCTGATGGCCGAGGAATACGACACCGTGCAGCAGCGCATGGCCGGGAACTTCCCGCAGGCGTTCTCGCACCTTGCCTTGATTCGTGCCGCAGATGCGATCAATGGCCATGCCCAGGCGGCTCTCTAA
- a CDS encoding LysR family transcriptional regulator, with protein sequence MTVEIDPHSLELRLLLCLTRVGSLESFSKAAESLGFTQSAISQQITRLERIVGQELVKRSAGPKKVVLTVAGEILCGHAEAIMARLASAAADLEAVAAGTAGVVRVGCYQSVGVRILPRILRDFSRLWPGVRVELFESEDDGELLREVENGHLDVAFIVFPLIPGPFAAIELLEDPYVVAVSEGSSLITGPGPVPLADLDHLPLITYGRIRPEHAIENRFGRPELAKQIVLRSNDNGTVLGMAAEGVGAAVVSWLSVDPGRRGIRVKALAGVKPRIVGIAWHRDRLRNPSVEAFIRVAQKEAFQQMELMNHHLSEADVTAGEKELP encoded by the coding sequence GTGACTGTTGAAATCGATCCGCACTCGCTGGAGCTACGCCTTTTGTTATGCCTGACGCGCGTGGGTTCGCTGGAGTCCTTTAGCAAGGCCGCGGAGTCACTGGGCTTCACCCAGTCGGCCATCAGCCAGCAAATCACCAGGCTGGAGCGGATCGTGGGTCAGGAGCTGGTGAAGCGTTCAGCTGGGCCCAAGAAAGTCGTGCTGACGGTTGCCGGTGAAATCCTTTGTGGTCACGCCGAGGCGATCATGGCGCGGCTGGCAAGTGCTGCCGCAGACCTTGAAGCCGTGGCGGCGGGCACGGCCGGGGTCGTTCGGGTTGGTTGCTACCAAAGCGTGGGCGTGCGGATCCTGCCACGGATCCTCCGTGATTTCTCCCGGCTCTGGCCGGGCGTGCGCGTTGAGTTATTCGAAAGTGAGGACGATGGTGAGCTGCTGCGGGAGGTCGAAAATGGGCATCTGGACGTGGCTTTCATCGTCTTCCCCCTGATTCCCGGGCCGTTTGCCGCGATTGAACTGCTGGAAGACCCGTACGTGGTGGCCGTGAGCGAGGGCTCGTCGCTGATCACGGGGCCCGGGCCCGTCCCGCTAGCAGATCTGGATCACCTGCCGCTGATCACCTATGGGCGGATTCGGCCCGAACATGCCATCGAGAACCGATTTGGCAGACCCGAACTCGCCAAACAGATCGTCCTGCGCTCAAACGATAACGGGACGGTGCTAGGCATGGCAGCCGAGGGCGTGGGTGCCGCGGTCGTTTCCTGGCTATCGGTGGATCCCGGCCGCCGGGGGATCCGAGTGAAGGCCTTGGCTGGGGTAAAGCCCAGAATCGTGGGGATCGCCTGGCATCGGGACCGTCTTCGTAACCCCTCGGTTGAGGCCTTCATCAGGGTGGCGCAAAAAGAGGCTTTCCAGCAAATGGAGCTTATGAACCACCACCTGTCCGAGGCGGATGTCACCGCAGGGGAAAAGGAGCTTCCTTAA
- a CDS encoding HalD/BesD family halogenase — translation MTQHTLPPAAASYADVVDLDRYPIHDLDSERGEAFVAECRKELAEKGACNLPGFITPDAVAEMVRLANELKDKAWTSSRPHNVYFTELDKTVPAEHPLAHEVRSVKHGIANDFIPAEAPLSRLYSSDDLTRFIAAVLEKPVLFRSADPLDALQVTHMGEGDELGWHFDRSEFSITVMYQPSEEGGEFYYHPALRSDDDPNYDGITAVLQGDETGQMLLPGAPGTLAFFHGHNALHHVTPVVGATSRINTVLTYGEHPDMKLNDITSELFYGRTSA, via the coding sequence ATGACACAGCACACCCTTCCCCCCGCAGCAGCATCCTACGCGGATGTCGTCGATCTGGACCGCTACCCGATTCACGATCTGGACAGCGAACGCGGCGAGGCCTTCGTCGCGGAATGCCGCAAGGAACTTGCCGAAAAGGGAGCCTGCAACCTCCCGGGATTCATCACCCCGGATGCAGTTGCCGAGATGGTTCGCCTGGCTAACGAGCTCAAGGACAAGGCCTGGACGTCTTCGCGCCCCCACAACGTCTACTTCACCGAGCTCGATAAGACCGTTCCGGCCGAGCACCCGCTGGCCCACGAAGTCCGCTCCGTCAAGCACGGCATCGCCAACGACTTCATTCCTGCCGAGGCTCCCCTCAGCCGTCTCTACTCCTCCGATGACCTGACCCGCTTCATTGCCGCTGTCCTTGAGAAGCCGGTCCTCTTCCGCAGCGCCGACCCACTCGACGCACTCCAGGTCACCCACATGGGCGAGGGAGACGAACTGGGCTGGCACTTCGACCGCAGCGAGTTCTCCATCACCGTGATGTACCAGCCCTCGGAAGAAGGCGGCGAATTCTATTACCACCCCGCCCTGCGCTCCGATGACGATCCGAACTACGACGGCATCACCGCCGTGCTGCAGGGAGACGAGACCGGCCAGATGCTCCTTCCCGGAGCCCCCGGCACCCTGGCCTTCTTCCACGGCCACAACGCCCTGCACCACGTCACCCCGGTCGTGGGCGCCACCTCGCGCATCAACACTGTCCTGACTTACGGCGAACACCCGGACATGAAGCTGAACGACATCACCTCGGAACTGTTCTACGGCCGCACCTCCGCCTAA
- a CDS encoding FHA domain-containing protein: MRFDIDMAFSVEVPSDEGVDPERIGGSVKADGKVITISADSLSVFPSVKMIDRKALNEFALRLKKAGVTVEVEGPHGVLISMGDVKPNFIARIGMNSPAMRIGKLEATRGLFGRKRSSVAVVPMTVPETLFPLAPTFLKMYRRRVTTTHYARGGGRPRIIFVRDSESWDGKAPKVMNVEAEVIEIGSSPDAGLVLPGLEPVHARIVHNDLDEYVLIANGPVGGSAGFRPGRDYTLRSGARIELGDWRLVFFREEYADHGRPFGGRNGGELSFQRPQLNPRTGLVERDSNE; encoded by the coding sequence ATGCGTTTCGACATTGATATGGCGTTCTCTGTGGAAGTTCCTAGTGATGAGGGAGTCGATCCCGAGCGCATCGGCGGATCGGTCAAGGCCGACGGCAAAGTCATTACCATCAGCGCCGATTCGCTCTCCGTCTTCCCCTCGGTGAAGATGATTGATCGCAAGGCTTTGAATGAGTTTGCTCTACGACTGAAAAAGGCCGGGGTGACGGTCGAAGTCGAAGGGCCTCACGGGGTTCTGATCAGCATGGGGGATGTTAAGCCGAATTTCATTGCGCGCATAGGAATGAATTCACCGGCCATGCGGATCGGCAAGCTTGAAGCGACCCGGGGTCTTTTTGGCCGCAAGCGCAGTTCTGTTGCGGTAGTGCCGATGACCGTTCCTGAGACGTTGTTCCCGCTAGCGCCGACCTTTCTCAAGATGTATCGACGCCGTGTGACTACAACGCACTATGCACGTGGAGGGGGACGCCCACGCATCATCTTCGTCAGGGATAGTGAATCGTGGGACGGCAAGGCGCCCAAGGTGATGAACGTCGAGGCAGAGGTGATCGAGATCGGAAGTTCCCCTGATGCGGGGCTTGTGCTTCCTGGCCTCGAGCCCGTGCACGCCCGCATCGTGCATAACGACCTGGACGAGTATGTGCTCATCGCCAACGGCCCAGTGGGGGGAAGTGCGGGATTCAGACCCGGACGTGATTACACGCTTCGCAGTGGTGCCAGGATTGAGCTTGGCGATTGGAGGCTGGTGTTCTTCCGGGAAGAATACGCTGATCATGGCCGGCCGTTTGGTGGGCGCAACGGCGGGGAGTTGTCTTTCCAGCGGCCGCAGCTGAATCCGCGCACCGGCCTTGTCGAACGGGACTCAAACGAATAA
- a CDS encoding glycosyltransferase encodes MKIQHCLDAVKNADRLIDALRLAEELAFEASRDAGTRNIRLLRSAIGSEDQLVAIAATHALAQVLDEEADAVLSELLSSDRVFLREHAVWAHASRSPRPESIGRIIGFVATGGFAGMLAQRTLEVWASSASELVTAGLEGSLIGVMDPESRYRLVETLGLVDHAAATTALMRLAKDSGEDVSVRVAAVAALGQRPGNSAVSGLLATLTDAGGILSEVAHLSLLDLLVRDTPGDDSLPEIPEPGLTIAQLFLHADIDADLSLSGSGDNGGIATLLVRLGDALVSGGTDAAAARLEAPRSAGVSRVLTLSRGSLEEAGQCLSLLANSNEGHLYGRIPLLQDPLPAAHAWPVLVAVRRGISRILKSAGRVDALHLRMADVGSMAAFDVAKALDIPVVFTVAPDPHAVINSMDLSGHLNRTNFGEVDQDEHFWFRARLVQRLASNAAHTVFFPRPNLTADMKQLVGIDLERAPERHTIVPEGIDVAAIDAAVIEAQSLASGGPATTPLLDLQSLLENLPAERRGLPLLISVGRFHRVKGMASIVEAWAQGELRDRANLLLIGGNLKDPSEAELEQLDRIEQVVPVDGRARAGLLLAGHRPNGTVARWVAAVRTGIPGFAAPRGIYVCGSIKEEFGIALLEAMATGLLVVAPNGGGPATYVEQGRTGFLTRTWDIEMLRMAIIDALTLSETETSDERAAHSRSIVQSDFTIDAMAQALTGVYSEVYRDDLDLRRELISVL; translated from the coding sequence ATGAAAATCCAGCATTGCCTCGACGCGGTGAAGAATGCCGACCGCCTAATCGATGCCCTGCGACTGGCAGAGGAATTGGCATTTGAAGCAAGCCGCGATGCGGGCACCAGGAACATCCGCCTGCTACGCAGTGCCATCGGTTCCGAGGACCAACTGGTAGCGATCGCAGCAACGCATGCCCTGGCTCAGGTTTTGGACGAGGAAGCCGATGCAGTGCTCTCCGAACTACTCTCCAGCGACCGTGTTTTCCTACGCGAGCATGCCGTGTGGGCACATGCTTCACGCAGCCCCCGCCCCGAGTCGATCGGTCGGATCATCGGGTTCGTTGCCACGGGAGGATTCGCAGGGATGCTTGCCCAACGGACCCTCGAGGTATGGGCAAGCTCGGCTTCGGAGCTCGTCACCGCCGGGCTGGAGGGCTCCCTGATTGGCGTCATGGACCCGGAGAGTCGCTATCGACTGGTCGAGACCCTGGGCTTGGTGGATCATGCGGCGGCAACCACCGCCTTGATGCGTCTTGCCAAGGACTCCGGTGAGGACGTCTCGGTGCGCGTTGCTGCGGTTGCTGCTCTGGGGCAGCGTCCGGGCAACTCCGCCGTATCCGGGCTGCTAGCCACCTTGACGGATGCTGGGGGGATCCTTTCGGAGGTTGCCCACCTTTCGCTGCTTGATCTACTCGTTCGGGACACCCCGGGCGACGACAGCCTGCCAGAGATCCCGGAACCCGGGCTAACCATTGCCCAGCTCTTCCTACATGCCGATATCGATGCGGACCTGAGCCTCTCCGGAAGCGGCGACAATGGTGGAATCGCCACGTTGTTGGTGAGGTTGGGCGACGCACTGGTATCCGGGGGCACTGATGCGGCTGCCGCACGGCTGGAGGCACCGCGTAGCGCGGGCGTCAGCCGTGTGCTGACCCTCTCCCGAGGGAGCCTGGAGGAGGCGGGGCAGTGCCTGTCGTTATTGGCGAATAGCAATGAGGGTCACCTGTACGGTCGCATACCGTTGCTTCAGGACCCATTGCCAGCCGCTCACGCTTGGCCAGTGCTGGTGGCCGTGCGCCGGGGCATCAGCCGGATCCTGAAATCCGCAGGACGGGTGGACGCCCTGCATTTGCGCATGGCGGATGTGGGCAGCATGGCAGCATTCGACGTTGCCAAGGCCCTGGACATTCCAGTCGTATTCACCGTGGCACCGGACCCTCACGCCGTCATCAACTCCATGGATCTCTCTGGCCACCTGAACCGCACGAATTTCGGAGAGGTGGATCAGGACGAACATTTTTGGTTTCGTGCCCGGCTCGTGCAAAGGCTGGCCTCGAACGCAGCACACACGGTGTTCTTTCCACGTCCGAACCTCACTGCGGATATGAAACAGTTAGTCGGCATCGATCTGGAACGTGCCCCGGAAAGACACACCATTGTCCCCGAAGGAATCGACGTGGCGGCAATCGACGCGGCGGTTATTGAAGCCCAGTCGCTCGCCTCCGGCGGACCGGCCACGACCCCGCTCCTCGATCTCCAGAGCCTGCTGGAGAACCTCCCGGCCGAACGCCGTGGCTTGCCACTGCTGATCAGCGTCGGGCGATTCCACCGGGTCAAGGGCATGGCCTCCATTGTCGAAGCCTGGGCACAGGGAGAGTTACGGGACCGGGCCAACCTGCTGCTGATCGGAGGGAACCTGAAAGACCCCTCGGAAGCTGAGCTCGAACAACTCGACCGGATCGAGCAGGTCGTTCCCGTGGATGGCCGCGCCAGGGCCGGCCTCCTCCTTGCGGGCCACCGTCCCAACGGCACCGTGGCACGTTGGGTTGCTGCGGTCCGGACCGGGATTCCCGGATTCGCAGCACCCCGCGGCATCTATGTGTGCGGCAGCATCAAAGAGGAATTCGGCATCGCTTTGCTCGAGGCAATGGCCACCGGACTACTCGTGGTAGCCCCGAATGGCGGGGGCCCTGCGACCTATGTGGAGCAGGGGCGCACCGGGTTCCTTACACGGACCTGGGACATCGAGATGCTGCGCATGGCCATCATCGATGCTTTGACGTTATCGGAAACCGAAACCTCGGACGAGCGTGCCGCTCATTCGCGAAGCATCGTCCAGAGCGATTTCACGATCGACGCCATGGCCCAGGCGCTGACCGGCGTCTATTCAGAGGTGTACCGTGACGACCTCGATCTTCGAAGAGAATTGATTTCAGTCCTATGA
- a CDS encoding glycosyltransferase, with product MSLLIISPDYASHLYPLAALGTAWLEAGEKVVVATGPATASIVRSFGFEHVNLQLSRGSNPGVIRAEEQPAGEDDALRGFFSATRLGMIETLAFQAEARMNDLMWEPVKTARAVQQIIAGLEPDAIIVDHLAFSARLAMVAAGISHVDVVLGHPTALPLPAAAEVYGLPPAWPAAFSPSAQEAQDLRELCTRVSESFTAEWNAALAELAPGASPSTDAFAEHGDLLVFNYPAELMPLARAELLPPHIVIGSSVRAEAREEHIDRWLCASNEPFAYVSFGSFLSVRDDVMRNIVTALRESGIRAAIAYGSADPATLGEIPEHWLLGDFLPQVTLLGAAAVGVTHGGNNSVTESLTFGVPLVVLPFSTDQFAGAEALERVGFGMALAPNTATVEEIKHAIGSMLDLPDHTREALRELGQSLRRDEGRRKIRTVLTSMASDSSV from the coding sequence ATGAGCCTCCTGATCATCAGCCCAGACTACGCATCACATCTGTACCCGCTCGCGGCACTGGGTACGGCATGGCTGGAGGCCGGCGAAAAGGTGGTGGTCGCCACCGGTCCGGCCACCGCGTCGATTGTCCGCTCCTTTGGTTTTGAGCACGTGAACCTTCAGCTCAGTCGTGGTTCGAATCCCGGAGTCATTCGCGCCGAGGAGCAGCCGGCAGGCGAGGACGACGCCCTGCGCGGTTTCTTTTCGGCAACACGGCTCGGCATGATCGAAACCCTCGCTTTCCAGGCGGAGGCCCGGATGAACGATCTGATGTGGGAGCCGGTCAAGACGGCCCGGGCCGTTCAGCAAATCATCGCAGGGCTCGAACCGGATGCGATCATCGTGGACCATCTGGCATTCAGCGCACGCCTTGCCATGGTGGCTGCAGGGATCAGCCACGTCGACGTCGTCTTGGGCCACCCCACGGCCCTGCCCCTGCCGGCTGCCGCAGAGGTCTATGGTCTTCCACCGGCATGGCCGGCGGCCTTCTCCCCGAGTGCCCAGGAGGCACAGGATTTGCGGGAACTCTGCACGCGTGTCAGCGAATCATTCACCGCCGAATGGAACGCGGCCTTGGCGGAGTTGGCTCCGGGAGCGTCACCGTCCACCGATGCCTTCGCCGAACATGGCGATCTCCTAGTCTTCAATTACCCTGCGGAGCTGATGCCGCTCGCCCGTGCAGAACTCCTACCTCCCCATATCGTGATCGGTTCATCCGTACGCGCCGAGGCCAGGGAGGAACACATCGACCGGTGGCTCTGCGCAAGTAATGAACCCTTTGCGTATGTCAGCTTCGGCAGCTTCCTCTCGGTGCGTGACGACGTGATGCGCAATATCGTCACCGCCTTACGGGAGTCGGGGATCCGCGCGGCCATTGCCTACGGATCGGCTGACCCCGCAACGCTGGGAGAGATTCCGGAGCACTGGCTACTGGGCGACTTCCTTCCACAGGTCACCTTGCTGGGTGCGGCGGCCGTCGGAGTGACGCACGGAGGAAACAATAGCGTTACCGAGTCACTGACATTCGGTGTTCCCCTCGTCGTCCTGCCGTTTTCCACCGATCAGTTCGCCGGCGCCGAAGCACTCGAACGAGTTGGCTTCGGGATGGCGCTGGCACCGAATACCGCGACGGTCGAAGAGATCAAACACGCCATCGGCTCCATGCTGGACTTACCTGACCATACCCGCGAAGCTCTCCGGGAGCTGGGGCAGTCCCTGCGCCGTGATGAGGGCCGGCGCAAAATCCGCACGGTCTTGACCTCCATGGCTTCCGACTCATCCGTCTAG
- a CDS encoding DHA2 family efflux MFS transporter permease subunit, giving the protein MSRQVLQGTSPSDQLGSKFLAKTTSIMELSRSSLSIVEAIKERYVKLRWFGLGAISLSVALIIMDSTIVAVAVPSVIDDLGLNTTEVQWIQEIYTLIFAALLLVWGRVADRVGRRRILILGLLVFLLSSALCAMATSGLWLISARAVQGIGGSMILPTTLSLLNANFRGKERTIAFAVWGSTIGGMAALGPIIGGWLTTTYSWNWAFLINVPLGLLAAAGILWFVAESREQDSGKLDDYLGALLSVVGFGALAFGLIEGRHYGWWRASSDAPFAIFGLSPIPWTFVLALAALIGFIFLEKSRATARRSVLLDISLFDIPSFARGNITALTVSLGEFGLILSLPIWFQNVLGLSAFQSGLALVPLAIGSFVASGAVSALAKSLPAVRMVQLGVGLEILSVATLAMVIRTDTPTWLTSAILFVYGIGVGFATAQLTQVVLADVPVQRSGQAASTQSTARQVGSALGIAILGTALFTTLKNSTQAQVESLVAHYPQLQGAVDSVTTSAGGTIAALAAHAETAPIADAARTALTQGVSVASWIAAGALILGLLTSFRLQPRLNHELSDSELPASAPRSTSHEEPLDG; this is encoded by the coding sequence ATGTCTCGTCAGGTACTTCAGGGGACGTCACCGAGCGATCAGCTGGGCAGCAAATTTCTCGCGAAAACTACTTCCATCATGGAACTATCTAGGAGTAGTCTTTCCATCGTGGAAGCAATCAAAGAACGATATGTGAAGTTGCGCTGGTTCGGTCTCGGCGCCATCAGCTTGTCCGTTGCGTTGATCATCATGGACAGTACAATCGTGGCCGTGGCGGTTCCCTCAGTGATTGATGATCTGGGGCTTAACACCACGGAAGTCCAATGGATCCAGGAAATCTACACCTTGATTTTCGCCGCGCTGCTCCTCGTCTGGGGCCGAGTGGCTGACAGGGTGGGCCGCCGTCGGATCCTGATTCTGGGATTACTGGTATTTTTGCTCAGCTCCGCACTGTGCGCCATGGCAACCTCGGGACTCTGGCTGATTTCGGCGCGCGCCGTCCAAGGGATCGGCGGTTCGATGATCCTGCCCACCACGCTGTCCTTGCTCAATGCCAACTTCCGCGGTAAGGAACGCACCATCGCCTTCGCGGTGTGGGGCTCGACTATCGGGGGGATGGCCGCACTGGGTCCCATCATTGGTGGATGGCTGACCACGACCTACAGCTGGAACTGGGCCTTCTTGATCAATGTCCCGCTCGGATTGCTGGCCGCTGCAGGAATCCTCTGGTTCGTGGCCGAATCCCGCGAACAGGACAGCGGAAAACTTGATGACTACCTAGGTGCTTTGCTCTCGGTGGTAGGTTTTGGAGCATTGGCCTTCGGCCTGATTGAAGGGCGTCATTACGGTTGGTGGCGCGCATCCAGCGATGCCCCTTTCGCCATCTTCGGGCTCTCCCCGATCCCTTGGACCTTTGTGCTCGCCTTGGCGGCGCTGATTGGTTTCATATTCCTGGAAAAATCCCGCGCAACAGCGCGGCGAAGCGTGTTGCTTGATATTTCCCTGTTCGACATTCCGTCGTTCGCTCGCGGAAACATCACGGCACTGACAGTCAGCTTAGGTGAGTTCGGGCTGATACTCTCACTTCCGATCTGGTTTCAAAACGTGCTCGGGCTCAGTGCATTCCAATCTGGACTGGCGCTGGTCCCGCTGGCCATCGGATCATTCGTGGCCTCTGGTGCCGTATCGGCCCTGGCCAAATCCCTCCCGGCAGTTCGCATGGTTCAATTGGGCGTCGGGCTGGAAATCCTATCGGTAGCGACCTTGGCGATGGTCATACGCACTGACACTCCGACCTGGCTTACCTCGGCCATCCTCTTCGTATACGGCATCGGAGTGGGATTCGCGACTGCCCAGCTCACCCAGGTTGTTCTGGCCGATGTCCCGGTGCAGCGCTCCGGTCAGGCAGCATCCACCCAATCAACTGCGAGGCAAGTGGGATCGGCCCTGGGAATCGCCATTTTGGGTACGGCCTTATTCACCACGCTGAAGAATTCCACCCAAGCCCAAGTCGAATCCTTGGTTGCCCACTATCCGCAGCTTCAGGGGGCCGTGGACTCGGTCACGACGAGTGCCGGCGGTACGATTGCGGCGCTTGCTGCCCATGCTGAAACCGCCCCCATTGCAGATGCCGCACGGACAGCATTGACTCAGGGGGTCTCGGTGGCATCTTGGATTGCCGCTGGAGCCTTGATCTTAGGCCTCTTGACGAGTTTCCGCTTACAACCACGGTTGAATCACGAGTTATCCGATTCGGAACTTCCGGCCTCGGCTCCTCGTTCGACGAGCCACGAGGAGCCTCTAGACGGATGA